The genome window TGAAATGGTGGCAATTATCTTTGTTTGGGGTTGGTTGTACGATTGGTACTGGCTTCTTTTTGGGCTCAAGTATCGGTATCGGGCAAGGGGGACCATCAATCGTCATAGCGTTCGTTTTGGCTGGTATCGCAACATATATTGTTTTCGACGCATTAGCCAGATTAACGGCAAGCCATCCTGAAAAGGGAGCATTCCGTACTTATGCGAAGCAGGCCTATGGTTCCTGGGCCGGGTTTAGTATTGGATGGATGTATTGGTTTGCAGAAGTACTAATTATGGGTAGTCAGCTTACTGCATTGTCTATTTTTTCACGCTTTTGGTTTCCGAATATCCCTCTATGGTTATTTGCAATCGGGTATGCGATTCTGGGTCTTTTTGTATTGTTGGTTGGTGCGAAGAAGTTAACGAGTATTGAAAATATATTTGCTGTGATAAAGCTTGCTGCAATTATTATGTTTATAGTCATAGCCGGGGCATTTGTTTTTGGTTTGTTTGATGGGGTAAAACAGTTACATATACCCAGTAGCATGAACGAACTCTTTCCTACGGGATTTATGGGATTTTGGGCAAGTATGATTTTTGCCTTCTATGCATTCGGAGGTATAGAAGTGATGGGTCTTATGGCCGTTCAACTAAAACAACCTAAAGAAGCCCCGAAATCAGGCAAAGTAATGATTTTATCGCTAGTAACTATTTATACTATCGCCTTGGTTTTTGCATTAGTTTTAGTGCCATGGGATGTTTTTAATACGAAGGAAAGTCCATTTATCGTTGCCCTTGAGGACTTTGATTTAGGGTTTGTCCCCCATATTTTCAATGGTGCATTGATTGTT of Oceanobacillus zhaokaii contains these proteins:
- a CDS encoding amino acid permease is translated as MAESKKVENNMKWWQLSLFGVGCTIGTGFFLGSSIGIGQGGPSIVIAFVLAGIATYIVFDALARLTASHPEKGAFRTYAKQAYGSWAGFSIGWMYWFAEVLIMGSQLTALSIFSRFWFPNIPLWLFAIGYAILGLFVLLVGAKKLTSIENIFAVIKLAAIIMFIVIAGAFVFGLFDGVKQLHIPSSMNELFPTGFMGFWASMIFAFYAFGGIEVMGLMAVQLKQPKEAPKSGKVMILSLVTIYTIALVFALVLVPWDVFNTKESPFIVALEDFDLGFVPHIFNGALIVAGFSTMVGSFYGVTTILVSLAQDGDAPSLFAKDGKLAVPVPTLGLLIIGIAGSIVMSLALPDKIYTYITTGAGLMLLYNWLFIILSARKLQKDKLKDRIKYFAGIVLLLAGISGTLVDKTNRPGLFISLGIVGLIGICAFFMNRKWKKEAKGY